One region of Halomonas huangheensis genomic DNA includes:
- a CDS encoding ATP-binding protein: MITSIRRYLFRTLALTVAVLTLLVVTAAWLISRHELVEILDAQLSITARGLMASVPEHPKADDYRRLANWLDQDDRRSRLYSAAGVDDANAHSDWPGRLFHHEERKLGLGLWNAAQQPLLIGPGWQKADNAMAAPREEGLAWEQYAGHQWRVLSIFDEQRGIWIRLGIEQEFLDHIMMRIAANHLWPMLLILSLALWWVLRLIRRSLTPIDQLSRQVENRSAETLQHIDVEMPRELHGLQSALNDFIQRLKQTLERERRFTADAAHEMRTPLSVVKIHLDNALAGEHDALPKARQGIERLQRVVEQLLILARFDRQQFAESQPMDLRAVVLDMAAELWPLAQARQQQLEVRQAMSATITANTTEIGILVRNLLDNALRYTPEGGRIEVTLITHQHGITLSVTDNGPGIPEHRLPTITDRFHRASQQTTSGSGLGLSIVVALAERHAATLSLSNADQGGLVATLEWPVSPRL, encoded by the coding sequence GTGATTACGTCCATCCGCCGCTACCTGTTCCGCACTCTCGCCCTGACCGTGGCGGTCCTCACCTTGCTGGTAGTGACCGCGGCCTGGCTGATTTCGCGGCATGAACTGGTGGAGATCCTTGATGCCCAACTCAGCATTACCGCTCGCGGTTTGATGGCTAGCGTCCCCGAACACCCGAAGGCGGATGATTACCGTCGACTGGCCAACTGGCTGGACCAGGACGACAGAAGATCTCGCCTGTACTCTGCTGCGGGGGTTGATGACGCCAATGCGCACTCCGATTGGCCGGGTCGCCTGTTTCATCATGAAGAGCGCAAACTGGGGCTCGGCCTGTGGAATGCTGCACAGCAACCGCTGCTGATCGGCCCCGGCTGGCAGAAGGCCGACAACGCCATGGCTGCCCCGCGGGAAGAAGGGCTGGCATGGGAGCAATATGCTGGCCATCAATGGCGAGTGCTCAGCATCTTCGATGAACAACGCGGTATATGGATACGCCTGGGGATCGAGCAGGAGTTTCTCGATCACATCATGATGCGCATCGCCGCCAACCATCTGTGGCCGATGCTGTTGATACTGTCGCTGGCCCTATGGTGGGTACTGCGCCTGATCCGCCGTAGCCTGACGCCCATTGATCAGCTATCGCGTCAGGTCGAGAATCGTTCCGCCGAAACCCTGCAGCACATTGATGTCGAGATGCCCCGCGAGCTGCACGGCCTGCAATCGGCGCTCAATGACTTCATCCAACGTCTGAAACAGACTCTCGAACGAGAACGGCGCTTTACCGCCGACGCCGCTCATGAGATGCGAACTCCGCTGTCGGTGGTCAAGATTCATCTCGATAACGCACTGGCAGGCGAACATGATGCGCTGCCCAAGGCTCGCCAGGGCATCGAACGCCTGCAACGGGTCGTCGAGCAGTTGCTGATTCTGGCGCGTTTCGACCGCCAGCAATTTGCCGAAAGCCAACCCATGGATCTACGCGCGGTGGTGCTCGACATGGCAGCAGAGCTGTGGCCTCTCGCTCAAGCGCGTCAGCAGCAGTTGGAAGTCCGCCAGGCGATGTCGGCGACCATCACCGCCAATACCACTGAAATCGGTATTCTGGTGCGTAATCTTCTCGACAACGCCTTGCGCTATACCCCTGAAGGTGGCCGGATAGAAGTCACCCTGATCACACATCAGCATGGCATCACACTGAGCGTTACCGACAACGGCCCCGGCATTCCTGAACACCGGCTGCCAACCATTACCGACCGCTTCCATCGCGCCAGCCAACAGACCACCAGCGGCAGTGGCCTCGGGTTATCCATCGTGGTGGCACTGGCCGAACGCCATGCTGCAACGCTGTCGTTAAGCAACGCCGATCAGGGCGGATTGGTGGCAACGCTGGAATGGCCTGTATCCCCTCGCCTTTAA
- a CDS encoding GNAT family N-acetyltransferase has protein sequence MIQIIEDDLSSAEMIALIRTHLTNLQELAPDSPPQSRHALSLDDLRRRDVTLWGAWHGPTLAGCVALKVLSARHGEIKSMRTATGFERQGIASLMLEHLICVAKERGLYRLSLETGSQPGFAPARAFYQRHGFKECQPFAEYVEDPNSVYMSLELADQQAIPAEPVT, from the coding sequence GTGATACAGATCATTGAGGATGACCTGTCGAGTGCGGAGATGATTGCGCTGATCCGCACTCACCTGACCAACCTGCAGGAACTGGCACCGGACTCGCCGCCACAAAGCCGTCACGCGCTGTCACTGGATGACCTGCGGCGTCGCGATGTGACGTTATGGGGTGCCTGGCATGGGCCGACACTCGCAGGCTGTGTTGCCCTCAAGGTACTGAGTGCCAGACATGGCGAGATCAAGTCGATGCGCACCGCAACGGGCTTCGAGCGCCAGGGCATCGCCTCACTGATGCTTGAGCACCTTATCTGTGTGGCAAAGGAGCGCGGCCTCTATCGACTGAGCCTGGAAACCGGCTCTCAACCAGGCTTCGCCCCCGCTCGGGCCTTCTATCAGCGCCACGGGTTCAAGGAATGCCAGCCCTTTGCTGAATACGTGGAAGACCCCAATAGCGTCTACATGAGTCTGGAGCTGGCCGATCAGCAGGCAATACCGGCGGAGCCAGTGACATGA
- a CDS encoding alpha/beta hydrolase, with the protein MSQRVIQSKSALSDEGEAGDQDDLPEGALNVAFSSKGTVCRGWHFAPTQQPAHSTVLMAHGLGGTIDGGLVDYARQLSRAGYRVVAFDYRYFGRSDGKPRQLLTVGDQLADWTAAITFTQRLDPSAPLVLWGTSFSSGHVASLAARREDIAAVIAMNPMLDGLSSVLAKLRESGWMPVLKLTLGAFEDYLRGLVGIAPKYVAIVGEPGDLAAMTAPDAEQGVTRFAADNFVNSMSARMLLTLGLYRPIRRAGRIRCPVLLQLCLRDSVTPVAAAYRTAARLGRRATVKTYDAGHFDIYQGELQEAFLHDQLIFLERALSHT; encoded by the coding sequence ATGAGCCAGAGAGTGATCCAGAGCAAGAGCGCACTCAGCGACGAAGGTGAGGCAGGTGATCAGGACGACCTCCCGGAAGGAGCTCTCAATGTCGCCTTCTCAAGCAAAGGCACGGTATGTCGCGGTTGGCATTTTGCGCCCACTCAACAGCCGGCTCACTCCACCGTGCTGATGGCCCATGGACTCGGTGGCACGATCGATGGCGGGCTGGTCGACTACGCCCGTCAACTATCGCGGGCTGGCTATCGCGTGGTGGCCTTCGACTACCGCTACTTCGGCCGCTCCGATGGTAAGCCCCGTCAACTACTGACCGTTGGTGATCAATTGGCCGACTGGACTGCGGCCATCACTTTTACCCAACGCCTCGACCCATCCGCTCCTCTAGTGCTTTGGGGAACGTCCTTCTCGAGTGGCCATGTAGCGAGTCTAGCGGCACGACGTGAAGACATCGCGGCGGTGATCGCCATGAATCCCATGCTGGATGGTTTGTCTTCGGTTCTCGCCAAATTGCGAGAGAGTGGCTGGATGCCAGTGCTCAAGCTGACGCTTGGCGCCTTCGAGGATTACTTGCGTGGACTGGTCGGCATCGCACCGAAATACGTGGCCATTGTTGGAGAGCCCGGTGATCTCGCAGCGATGACCGCTCCTGACGCCGAACAAGGCGTCACCCGCTTTGCCGCCGACAACTTCGTCAACAGCATGTCAGCCCGTATGTTGCTGACACTGGGACTGTATCGCCCTATCCGTCGCGCCGGACGCATCCGCTGCCCGGTGCTGCTGCAACTCTGCCTGCGCGATAGCGTTACCCCTGTCGCTGCTGCTTACCGGACCGCCGCTCGTCTTGGTCGCCGAGCCACAGTAAAGACCTACGACGCCGGCCATTTCGATATCTATCAGGGAGAACTGCAGGAGGCCTTTCTACATGACCAGCTCATCTTCCTGGAGCGTGCGCTAAGTCACACGTAG
- a CDS encoding phosphatidylglycerophosphatase A has product MQDILIWLASGLGLGYSPWAPGTVGSLLGLPLAWWLLSLPRYRRSIITAILIVAAVPLCDAASIWLGGGDVQQIVADEIVAMPLTVIFLTTATRAWSVPLGYALFRVFDILKPFPVSWAEGLGGGGGLGIVADDVVAAIYAAIIIAVVAWMVHKRRQQH; this is encoded by the coding sequence ATGCAGGACATTCTGATATGGCTGGCCTCGGGACTTGGCCTCGGCTACTCCCCCTGGGCACCGGGGACCGTCGGCTCACTACTCGGGCTGCCGCTGGCCTGGTGGTTACTGAGTCTGCCGCGTTATCGGCGCTCCATCATCACCGCGATTCTGATCGTCGCCGCCGTGCCGCTATGTGATGCCGCATCCATCTGGCTGGGGGGTGGTGATGTACAACAGATCGTTGCCGATGAAATCGTCGCCATGCCGCTGACGGTTATCTTCCTGACCACTGCGACTCGAGCATGGAGCGTACCTCTCGGCTATGCCCTGTTCCGCGTGTTCGATATTCTCAAGCCGTTTCCCGTGAGCTGGGCAGAAGGCCTCGGTGGCGGAGGCGGACTCGGCATCGTTGCCGATGATGTCGTCGCGGCCATCTATGCTGCGATCATCATCGCCGTGGTTGCCTGGATGGTACACAAGAGGCGCCAGCAGCACTGA